The following proteins are co-located in the Fructilactobacillus carniphilus genome:
- a CDS encoding HD domain-containing protein, whose translation MGYQTEKLKQEKVIRDPVHSHIYIQDQIIMDLINTAEFQRLRRIHQLGTTSLTFPGAEHTRFSHSLGVYEIVRRICNHFQRNYPTQTPGDGLWDDQDRLVAECAGLLHDIGHGTYSHTFEHIFQTNHEKITQEIITSEGTEVNQVLRKMGPNFPNQVASVINKTYPNQQVVQMISSQCDADRMDYLLRDSYFTGAQYGNFDLDRILQVMRPYEQGICFKKSGLHAIEYYIVSRYQMYLQVYFHPTSRSMEVILAHLLKRARQIAQDPQYQDDFQPGLLRPFLTEQFDLKHDLSNYLQLDDGVLTTYFSAWRTFPDPILADLATRFLDRKPFKSAQFTPETKPQLAKLRSFVADVGFDPNFYTATDNSYNQPYDVYDPTDSHPNAQIELMEKDGSLIELSQASLLVQTITGRDVGDSRFFFPKEMFHPEAAGLFAETTAQFQSYLRNDHIIQPKESQHD comes from the coding sequence ATGGGCTACCAGACAGAAAAACTAAAACAGGAAAAGGTCATTAGAGATCCGGTCCACAGTCACATTTACATTCAAGACCAAATCATCATGGACTTGATTAACACAGCGGAATTTCAGCGCTTACGTCGAATTCATCAGTTAGGCACCACGTCGTTAACATTCCCGGGCGCAGAACATACCCGTTTCTCCCACTCGCTAGGTGTATATGAAATTGTGCGCCGGATTTGTAACCACTTCCAAAGAAATTATCCAACGCAAACGCCCGGTGATGGTCTCTGGGATGATCAAGATCGTCTCGTGGCGGAATGTGCTGGGTTACTGCATGACATTGGTCATGGGACCTACTCCCACACTTTTGAACACATTTTCCAAACCAATCACGAGAAAATTACGCAGGAAATTATTACTTCGGAAGGCACGGAGGTCAATCAGGTCTTGCGTAAGATGGGACCAAACTTCCCCAATCAGGTGGCGAGCGTCATCAACAAAACCTATCCAAATCAACAGGTGGTCCAGATGATTTCCAGTCAGTGCGATGCGGACCGGATGGATTATCTGTTACGGGATTCTTACTTTACCGGCGCTCAGTACGGTAACTTTGACTTAGACCGCATTTTACAGGTGATGCGCCCCTACGAGCAAGGAATCTGCTTTAAAAAAAGTGGGCTACATGCGATTGAATACTACATTGTCTCGCGGTACCAAATGTACCTGCAGGTCTACTTTCACCCCACCTCGCGTTCGATGGAAGTGATCTTGGCCCACCTGCTTAAACGAGCCCGGCAGATTGCCCAGGATCCCCAGTATCAGGATGACTTTCAACCAGGACTATTACGGCCCTTTTTAACCGAGCAGTTTGATTTAAAGCACGATTTGTCCAACTATCTGCAGTTAGACGATGGCGTGTTAACCACTTATTTTTCTGCCTGGCGGACTTTTCCCGATCCAATTTTAGCAGATTTAGCCACCCGGTTCTTAGACCGCAAACCGTTCAAATCCGCCCAGTTTACGCCGGAAACAAAACCACAGCTGGCCAAGCTGCGCTCCTTCGTAGCGGACGTCGGCTTTGATCCAAATTTTTACACCGCCACTGACAATAGCTATAACCAGCCTTATGATGTATACGATCCTACCGATTCGCATCCCAACGCTCAAATCGAGCTCATGGAAAAGGACGGCAGTCTCATCGAACTTTCGCAGGCCAGTTTGTTAGTCCAAACCATTACCGGCCGGGATGTCGGTGACAGCCGCTTCTTTTTCCCCAAGGAAATGTTTCACCCAGAAGCAGCCGGGCTGTTTGCAGAAACGACTGCTCAATTTCAAAGCTATCTTCGTAACGATCACATTATTCAACCAAAGGAGTCTCAACATGACTGA
- the yidA gene encoding sugar-phosphatase, whose translation MTDIKLIAIDIDGTLLNEKNELAPATISAIKKAREKGIKIVLCSGRPLAGIRPYLKPLGLSGKDEYAIAFNGSVAEDLTGQVIFETTVHYEDFLEIEMMSREMGVHFQIETTDGIYATNRDLSPYTVYESQLVNLPIHYRTPEEITPDFKIAKLMFIDEPDKIDLANHNIPDSIKHRMGVVKSTPVFLEFMNAKAGKGTAVQHLAEKLGLTAENVMAIGDQENDLSMIKYAGTGVAMGNGIDDVKENAQFITKPNSEDGVAYAINKYVN comes from the coding sequence ATGACTGACATTAAACTAATTGCCATTGACATCGATGGTACCCTCTTGAACGAAAAAAACGAACTCGCTCCAGCCACCATTAGTGCCATTAAGAAGGCACGAGAAAAAGGCATTAAAATCGTGCTCTGTTCGGGTCGGCCCCTCGCCGGGATTCGTCCCTACTTAAAACCACTGGGACTCAGTGGCAAAGACGAATACGCGATTGCCTTTAACGGCTCTGTGGCTGAGGACTTGACCGGTCAGGTCATCTTTGAAACAACCGTCCACTATGAGGATTTCTTAGAAATCGAAATGATGTCCCGCGAAATGGGCGTCCACTTCCAAATTGAAACCACCGACGGGATCTACGCCACCAATCGGGATCTCAGTCCTTACACGGTTTATGAAAGCCAACTGGTAAACCTGCCGATTCATTATCGCACCCCCGAAGAAATTACCCCGGACTTCAAGATTGCCAAGTTAATGTTCATCGACGAACCCGACAAGATTGATTTGGCTAACCACAACATTCCGGACTCGATTAAACACCGAATGGGCGTGGTGAAGAGTACTCCCGTCTTCTTGGAATTCATGAACGCCAAGGCCGGGAAGGGGACCGCAGTTCAACACCTCGCCGAAAAATTAGGACTAACGGCTGAAAACGTGATGGCCATTGGTGATCAGGAAAATGACCTCAGCATGATTAAGTACGCCGGCACCGGGGTCGCCATGGGCAATGGGATTGATGACGTAAAGGAAAACGCCCAGTTCATTACAAAACCTAACAGTGAAGACGGCGTAGCCTATGCCATTAACAAATATGTGAACTAA
- the glmU gene encoding bifunctional UDP-N-acetylglucosamine diphosphorylase/glucosamine-1-phosphate N-acetyltransferase GlmU, with amino-acid sequence MGTRNTIILAAGKGTRMRSKLYKVLHRICGKSMVDHVLTQVSQLDMDQIVTVVGFGAEAVKEELGDRTKYVVQDQQLGTGDAVLRAEPLLKNAEGTTLVISGDTPLFTATTLKNLFAYHEDKKATATILTSMAPDPTGYGRIVRNDLGIVEKIVEEKDADSEEKTIHEINTGVYVFDNQKLFAALHDTNNDNAQGEYYLTDAIEVLKQQGDTIAAYKMADFSESMGVNNRVAQAAATKVMQQRINESHMNNGVTIIDPDSTYIDADIEIGPDTIIEPGVQLQQGTKIGKDCVIGANSKLVNTVIHDDVTVTSSTLEEAEMGAHSDIGPNSHLRPGAVIGEHVHIGNFCEVKKSHIGDGTKLGHLTYVGNATLGKNINIGCGVIFANYDGKHKHETTVGDDVFIGSNANLIAPVTIADHSFIAAGSTITDDIHQYDMAIARSRQTNKPNYYQKLPFDGAD; translated from the coding sequence ATGGGAACAAGAAATACAATCATCCTCGCAGCTGGTAAGGGAACGCGGATGAGATCGAAACTTTACAAAGTGTTGCACCGGATTTGCGGAAAATCGATGGTGGATCATGTGTTAACCCAAGTGAGTCAACTGGACATGGATCAAATTGTCACGGTGGTTGGCTTTGGAGCTGAAGCTGTGAAAGAAGAACTGGGCGACCGGACCAAGTACGTGGTGCAAGACCAACAGCTGGGAACGGGAGATGCTGTGTTACGGGCCGAACCACTGTTAAAGAATGCCGAGGGAACGACGCTAGTAATTAGTGGGGACACACCACTCTTTACCGCTACGACGTTGAAAAACCTCTTTGCCTATCATGAAGATAAAAAAGCTACGGCGACAATTTTAACGTCGATGGCGCCTGATCCAACTGGCTACGGTCGGATTGTGCGCAACGATCTTGGCATCGTGGAAAAAATCGTCGAAGAAAAAGACGCTGATTCCGAAGAAAAAACGATTCACGAAATTAACACGGGAGTCTATGTGTTTGATAATCAGAAGTTGTTTGCAGCGCTGCATGATACTAACAATGACAACGCGCAGGGGGAATACTACCTGACGGATGCCATCGAGGTCTTAAAGCAGCAGGGTGACACCATTGCCGCTTATAAAATGGCTGATTTTTCCGAATCAATGGGTGTAAACAATCGAGTGGCGCAAGCTGCCGCTACCAAAGTGATGCAACAACGGATTAATGAATCCCACATGAACAATGGGGTTACCATTATTGATCCGGACTCAACCTACATTGACGCTGATATCGAAATTGGACCTGATACCATCATTGAACCAGGGGTACAGTTACAGCAGGGAACTAAGATTGGGAAAGACTGTGTGATTGGTGCAAACTCGAAACTGGTCAACACCGTAATTCATGACGATGTTACCGTTACGTCCTCAACGCTGGAAGAAGCAGAAATGGGTGCCCATTCAGACATTGGTCCGAACAGCCACCTGCGGCCGGGCGCTGTGATTGGTGAACATGTCCACATTGGCAACTTCTGCGAGGTGAAGAAGTCCCATATCGGAGATGGAACCAAATTAGGGCACTTAACCTACGTCGGGAATGCTACCCTAGGCAAGAACATCAACATCGGGTGTGGAGTAATCTTTGCGAACTACGATGGCAAGCATAAGCACGAAACTACGGTCGGTGACGACGTCTTCATCGGCAGTAACGCCAATTTGATTGCACCAGTCACCATTGCTGATCACAGTTTCATTGCCGCTGGTTCAACTATTACGGATGACATTCATCAGTACGACATGGCGATTGCTCGTAGTCGGCAAACCAACAAGCCGAATTACTATCAAAAGCTACCGTTTGACGGGGCAGATTAG
- the rpoE gene encoding DNA-directed RNA polymerase subunit delta: MELKKLDETNKNELSMIEVAHAILADRGKTIQFPDLVNAIQEYTGFSDDEIKDKLVQFYTDLNVDGSFISLGNNVWGLRTWYPYESVDEATASEGDDQPKTKKRHKINAFLADASDEDDVIDYENDDPEDEDDVVDYDDDDDDSVDDDDDIDYDNDDPEDEEVHDDIDDVELQDDEDDDEDEDDD; the protein is encoded by the coding sequence TTGGAACTAAAAAAGCTCGATGAAACCAACAAAAATGAACTATCAATGATTGAAGTTGCCCATGCCATTTTGGCCGATCGGGGCAAAACCATTCAGTTTCCTGATTTAGTAAATGCTATTCAAGAATACACGGGCTTTAGCGATGATGAAATTAAGGACAAGCTCGTGCAATTTTATACGGACTTGAACGTCGACGGTAGTTTTATCTCCCTGGGCAACAACGTGTGGGGATTGCGGACGTGGTATCCGTATGAATCCGTGGACGAGGCCACGGCCAGTGAAGGTGATGACCAACCGAAGACCAAAAAACGGCACAAAATTAACGCCTTCTTGGCTGATGCATCCGATGAAGACGATGTGATTGACTACGAAAATGATGATCCAGAAGACGAGGACGACGTTGTTGATTACGACGATGATGACGATGACAGCGTTGACGATGATGATGACATTGATTACGACAACGATGATCCAGAAGATGAAGAAGTTCATGACGACATTGACGACGTAGAACTTCAAGATGATGAGGATGACGACGAAGACGAGGACGACGATTAA
- a CDS encoding ribose-phosphate diphosphokinase, translated as MDTKTTDSNMKIFALDSNVPLAEKVADHIGIPLGKASVSHFSDGEIKITIDESVRGDDVYIIQSTSDPVNDNLMELLIMVDALRRASAATINVVIPYYGYARQDRKARSREPITAKLVADMLQTAGITRVVALDLHAAQIQGFFDVPVDHLMGAPLLADYFIQNHLNENAVVVSPDHGGVSRARALAEFLSDPIAIIDKRRPKANVAKIMNIIGDVKGKRAIMIDDMIDTAGTITQGAQALIDAGAKEVYVCCTHPVLSGPATERLANSPIKQVVVTDSIQLPEEKKIDKIKQISVAPLVGDAILRIDQNRPVSPLFNSRFNYEKDEMKQD; from the coding sequence ATGGACACCAAAACAACTGACTCAAACATGAAAATTTTTGCGTTGGATTCCAACGTGCCGCTCGCCGAAAAGGTAGCGGATCACATTGGAATTCCACTCGGGAAAGCATCCGTTTCCCACTTTAGTGATGGTGAAATTAAAATTACGATTGATGAAAGTGTCCGTGGAGATGACGTATACATCATCCAGTCAACCTCCGATCCAGTGAACGATAACCTGATGGAATTGTTGATTATGGTCGACGCCCTGCGTCGGGCTAGTGCTGCTACGATTAACGTGGTGATTCCGTACTACGGTTACGCGCGTCAGGACCGGAAGGCCCGCTCCCGAGAACCGATTACAGCCAAGCTCGTCGCTGACATGCTCCAAACCGCTGGGATTACACGGGTCGTTGCCTTAGATTTGCACGCGGCGCAAATCCAGGGATTCTTTGACGTTCCAGTGGATCATTTAATGGGTGCTCCGTTGTTAGCGGATTACTTCATTCAAAATCACTTGAACGAAAATGCTGTGGTAGTTTCTCCCGACCACGGTGGAGTTTCACGGGCCCGGGCACTGGCTGAATTCCTCAGTGATCCGATTGCGATTATTGATAAGCGACGACCGAAAGCCAACGTGGCGAAGATTATGAACATCATTGGGGATGTCAAGGGCAAGCGAGCCATCATGATTGACGATATGATTGATACCGCGGGAACCATTACTCAGGGGGCGCAAGCCTTGATTGATGCCGGGGCCAAAGAAGTTTACGTCTGCTGTACGCATCCGGTGCTGTCTGGTCCGGCCACGGAACGATTGGCTAATTCGCCCATCAAACAGGTCGTGGTGACCGATTCGATTCAACTGCCTGAGGAGAAGAAGATTGATAAAATCAAGCAGATTTCTGTGGCCCCTCTCGTCGGAGATGCCATCCTACGCATCGACCAAAACCGACCAGTGAGCCCACTCTTTAACTCCCGGTTTAACTACGAAAAAGACGAAATGAAACAAGACTAA
- a CDS encoding DUF1934 domain-containing protein: MPHKLPSQPVHIEGETILHQAGEEEHYRFSAVGQLVQLGTTVYLRFNEDNEETVPVTYKIDGPNSLRISRYGESQLTLQLIAGQRTQNVDVTPYGKLQIDAEATAVETELDLAELRGTVSADYRIFTDDEEVGNHQIRLQFYR; the protein is encoded by the coding sequence ATGCCCCATAAATTACCAAGTCAACCCGTTCACATTGAAGGAGAAACCATCTTACACCAAGCAGGAGAAGAAGAGCATTATCGGTTTAGCGCCGTAGGTCAGCTGGTCCAACTTGGCACCACCGTTTATCTGCGCTTTAATGAGGATAACGAGGAGACGGTTCCAGTAACCTATAAAATTGATGGTCCTAATTCACTACGGATTAGTCGCTACGGAGAAAGCCAGTTAACGCTACAGTTGATTGCCGGGCAACGGACGCAAAATGTTGACGTGACTCCCTACGGTAAGTTACAGATAGATGCCGAAGCCACTGCCGTGGAAACTGAACTTGATTTAGCTGAGTTACGTGGAACCGTGAGCGCAGATTACCGAATTTTTACGGACGACGAAGAGGTTGGGAACCACCAGATTCGATTGCAATTTTACCGATAA
- a CDS encoding multidrug efflux MFS transporter — MSETEQSADSEAPFTVPKKIWHRNLIALWVGLFLTSMGFSELMPFLSLYIETLGNYTHSELSLYSGLAFSASFIVAAVVSPLWGSLADRYGRRLMLLRASLGMTICVLLMGFATNVWMIIGLRFIQGIFSGYMPNSNALLAIQVPKKESGKALGILSTGGVSGALFGPFLGGILASVFSYRVTFFITGSLMLVVFFVTLFFVKEKFQPVAKEDNLHTKEVIHVLPHPKLIFGMFVTTMIIQASNNSISPILSLYVKQIMHGSPTVTFFSGVVAAVPGISTLVAAPRLGAIGDRIGSEKIMIFGFILAIFLYVPMAFVTNVWELMILRFLLGVSNACMLPAVQAIIAKNTPAQVTGRIFSWNQSFQAVGNFSGPMIGSVVSSIFGYSGVFISTSILVFLNLCLVLNDTKALRRTHQA; from the coding sequence ATGAGTGAGACGGAACAGTCTGCCGATAGCGAAGCCCCCTTTACGGTGCCCAAAAAGATTTGGCACCGGAATTTAATCGCCCTCTGGGTGGGTCTCTTTTTAACCAGTATGGGCTTCAGTGAGTTAATGCCCTTTCTTTCCTTATACATTGAAACCCTAGGGAATTACACCCACAGTGAACTGAGCCTATACAGTGGACTCGCCTTTTCAGCGTCCTTCATTGTAGCAGCGGTCGTATCCCCACTTTGGGGCAGTTTAGCCGATCGGTACGGCCGGCGGCTAATGCTGTTGCGAGCTTCACTCGGAATGACCATCTGTGTGCTGTTGATGGGCTTTGCCACCAACGTTTGGATGATTATCGGACTGCGCTTCATTCAAGGAATCTTTTCGGGGTACATGCCCAATTCCAACGCCCTGCTAGCCATTCAGGTGCCGAAGAAGGAAAGCGGGAAGGCGCTCGGAATTCTCTCCACCGGAGGAGTTTCTGGTGCATTATTTGGTCCCTTTCTGGGCGGGATTTTGGCATCCGTCTTCAGTTATCGGGTCACCTTTTTCATCACGGGCAGTTTGATGCTAGTTGTTTTCTTTGTCACGCTGTTCTTTGTCAAGGAGAAGTTTCAACCCGTCGCCAAAGAAGATAATTTACACACTAAAGAAGTCATTCACGTCCTTCCCCATCCCAAGTTAATCTTTGGAATGTTTGTGACGACGATGATCATTCAGGCTTCCAACAACTCGATTTCTCCGATTCTCTCTTTGTACGTCAAACAGATTATGCACGGGAGCCCCACGGTAACCTTCTTTAGTGGGGTAGTTGCTGCAGTGCCCGGAATTTCCACCCTCGTGGCTGCTCCCCGCCTCGGGGCCATCGGAGATCGAATTGGCTCTGAAAAAATCATGATTTTTGGCTTTATTCTAGCCATCTTCCTCTACGTTCCAATGGCATTTGTGACGAACGTCTGGGAACTGATGATCCTTCGCTTTCTGTTAGGCGTCTCTAACGCCTGTATGCTACCAGCGGTGCAAGCCATCATTGCCAAGAATACGCCGGCGCAGGTGACCGGACGGATCTTCAGTTGGAACCAGTCCTTTCAGGCGGTCGGAAACTTTAGCGGACCCATGATTGGTTCGGTCGTTTCCTCAATCTTTGGTTACTCTGGAGTGTTCATTTCCACGTCAATCTTGGTGTTCTTAAACCTGTGTCTGGTTCTCAATGATACGAAGGCCCTCCGCCGGACTCATCAAGCGTAA
- a CDS encoding UDP-N-acetylglucosamine 1-carboxyvinyltransferase — MSIMKIHGGHSLHGEVTIGGAKNSVVALIPAAVLADNPVKLDMVPDILDVHNLMLILQSMNVSSYFADGVLQIDPTEIKTGHLPSKAIKKLRASYYFMGALLGKFHRAVVSFPGGDNIGPRPIDQHIRAFEALGAHVTENGDTVYIDATENGLVGAPIFFEMVSVGATINAILAATRARGVTTIHNVAREPEIVDLVAFLNEMGAHITGAGTDVIRIEGVDHLHQQQTHTVIPDRIETGTYLSLAAAVGDGILIKNVVPEHLQPFIAKLREMGVELTINDNTIYVQKAGKLRGVNVTTAPFPNFATDWQQPLTPLLLTANSESVITDTIYPQRQKHIAQLRKLGARISVNDCNQIIVHPTPELHGAVVAAGEIRAGAALMIAGLMADGETIVEESDNILRGYDNIERKLIDLHADVELITQLD; from the coding sequence ATGAGTATTATGAAAATCCATGGGGGTCATTCCTTACACGGGGAAGTGACGATTGGCGGAGCCAAGAACAGCGTTGTCGCGCTGATTCCAGCGGCTGTCCTCGCCGACAACCCGGTTAAACTAGATATGGTCCCAGACATTCTCGATGTTCATAATCTAATGTTAATTCTCCAATCAATGAACGTTTCATCCTATTTTGCGGATGGCGTGTTACAAATCGATCCTACTGAAATTAAAACTGGTCACTTACCCAGTAAAGCAATTAAAAAGTTACGGGCGTCGTACTACTTTATGGGGGCGTTGTTAGGCAAGTTTCATCGCGCCGTGGTTAGTTTCCCCGGGGGCGATAACATCGGCCCCCGGCCAATTGACCAACACATTCGGGCCTTTGAGGCGTTGGGAGCTCACGTAACCGAAAACGGAGACACCGTATACATTGATGCCACCGAAAATGGACTTGTCGGAGCCCCCATCTTCTTTGAAATGGTTTCTGTCGGAGCCACCATCAATGCCATTTTGGCAGCGACACGGGCGCGGGGTGTTACCACCATTCATAACGTGGCTCGGGAACCTGAAATTGTGGACTTAGTTGCATTTCTAAACGAAATGGGCGCTCACATTACAGGAGCCGGCACGGATGTGATTCGAATCGAAGGCGTGGATCACCTGCACCAACAGCAAACCCACACTGTGATTCCGGATCGGATTGAAACGGGAACCTACCTTTCGCTGGCAGCAGCGGTTGGAGACGGCATTCTGATTAAGAACGTAGTTCCGGAGCACCTGCAACCATTTATTGCGAAACTGCGGGAAATGGGTGTGGAGCTAACGATTAACGACAATACCATTTACGTACAAAAAGCGGGGAAACTGCGGGGGGTAAATGTGACCACGGCGCCATTTCCCAACTTTGCGACGGATTGGCAACAACCGTTAACTCCATTATTATTAACGGCAAACAGTGAGAGCGTCATTACCGATACGATTTATCCCCAACGGCAAAAGCACATTGCTCAACTGCGCAAGTTAGGGGCGCGGATTAGCGTCAATGATTGCAATCAGATTATTGTGCATCCCACTCCTGAGTTACACGGAGCGGTTGTTGCCGCTGGAGAGATTCGGGCCGGAGCGGCGCTGATGATTGCCGGGTTAATGGCTGATGGGGAAACAATTGTGGAAGAAAGCGATAATATTTTACGTGGATACGATAACATTGAACGGAAATTAATTGACTTGCATGCGGATGTCGAACTGATTACCCAGCTCGATTAG
- a CDS encoding CTP synthase has product MTKYIFVTGGVVSSLGKGIVSASLGRLLKNRGLNVTVQKFDPYINVDPGTMNPYQHGEVFVTNDGTETDLDLGHYERFIDNDLNQYSNVTTGKIYQEVLEKERHGDYLGATVQVIPHITGMIKEKIMRAAKTTNADVVITEIGGTVGDIESLPFLEAIREMRNEVGYDNTYYIHTTLVPYLEAAGEMKSKPTQHSVKELRSVGIQPDMLVLRSEREIPEGMKKKISMFCDVNEKSIIESINAPNLYQLPLSFQKQGMDDQILAHFKMKIPKADMEDWKKLENHIRHLSGTVNIALVGKYVKLKDAYISVDEALRHAGYAADVDVKITNIDAEKITDENVADVLAGFDGVIVPGGFGSRGIEGMVTAIRYVRENDIPFLGVCLGMQVTTIEYARNVLGYQDANSTEFDQDTKHNVIDLMADQSDVSGMGGTQRLGAYPAKLTPGTQTAAAYDNQSEISERHRHRYEFNNNFRQELEDAGLVIAGTSPDDRLVEVVEVPNKQFFVAAQYHPEFLSRPNRPEGLFKAFVAATAKNHQAHADK; this is encoded by the coding sequence ATGACAAAGTATATTTTTGTAACCGGTGGTGTAGTTTCATCACTCGGAAAGGGGATTGTTTCAGCTTCGCTCGGACGATTATTAAAAAACCGGGGGTTAAACGTGACGGTCCAAAAGTTTGATCCGTACATTAACGTGGATCCCGGAACCATGAATCCGTACCAACACGGAGAAGTGTTTGTGACGAACGACGGAACTGAAACTGACCTGGACTTAGGTCATTATGAACGGTTTATTGATAACGATTTGAACCAGTATTCAAACGTTACAACCGGAAAGATTTACCAAGAAGTGCTGGAAAAAGAACGTCACGGTGATTATCTAGGAGCCACGGTGCAAGTCATTCCGCACATTACTGGCATGATTAAGGAAAAAATCATGCGGGCTGCCAAGACGACCAATGCTGACGTAGTCATTACAGAAATTGGGGGGACGGTCGGAGACATTGAATCGTTACCGTTCTTAGAAGCGATTCGGGAAATGCGCAACGAAGTCGGTTATGACAATACCTACTACATTCACACGACGTTGGTTCCTTACTTGGAAGCAGCTGGGGAAATGAAATCAAAACCAACCCAACACAGCGTCAAGGAACTTCGGAGTGTTGGGATTCAACCCGACATGTTGGTCTTACGTTCGGAACGAGAAATTCCCGAAGGCATGAAGAAAAAGATTTCCATGTTCTGTGATGTGAACGAAAAGAGCATCATCGAATCAATTAACGCTCCAAACTTGTACCAATTACCATTAAGTTTCCAAAAACAAGGCATGGATGACCAAATCTTGGCGCACTTTAAAATGAAGATTCCCAAGGCAGACATGGAAGACTGGAAAAAGTTGGAAAACCACATCCGGCATTTAAGTGGCACGGTTAACATTGCTTTAGTGGGTAAGTATGTTAAGTTAAAGGATGCTTACATTTCGGTGGATGAAGCATTACGGCACGCGGGATACGCTGCGGATGTGGACGTGAAGATTACGAACATCGACGCCGAAAAAATTACGGATGAAAACGTGGCTGATGTACTAGCTGGTTTTGACGGCGTGATTGTTCCCGGTGGCTTCGGTAGTCGGGGAATTGAAGGAATGGTGACGGCCATTCGTTACGTCCGTGAAAACGACATACCGTTCTTGGGGGTTTGTCTCGGAATGCAAGTGACGACGATTGAGTACGCTAGAAACGTTTTGGGTTACCAAGATGCGAACTCCACGGAATTTGATCAAGATACGAAGCACAATGTGATTGATCTGATGGCTGACCAAAGTGATGTTTCTGGAATGGGAGGAACCCAACGCTTGGGAGCTTACCCAGCTAAGTTAACGCCGGGCACCCAAACGGCCGCTGCTTATGATAACCAGTCAGAAATTTCAGAACGACACCGGCACCGTTACGAATTCAATAATAATTTTAGACAAGAATTGGAAGATGCCGGGTTAGTCATTGCTGGAACCTCACCAGATGACCGGCTAGTCGAAGTGGTTGAAGTTCCTAATAAACAATTCTTTGTAGCAGCTCAATATCATCCAGAATTCTTATCACGGCCGAACCGTCCAGAAGGATTATTCAAAGCTTTTGTGGCTGCCACTGCTAAGAATCACCAAGCGCACGCTGATAAATAA
- a CDS encoding type B 50S ribosomal protein L31, translated as MKKGIHPDFHEVVFQDSGTGFKFITGSTATSDQTIDIDGKTYPLIRVEVSSDSHPFYTGKQKTAQADGAVDRFNKKYGFAN; from the coding sequence ATGAAAAAAGGAATTCATCCAGATTTTCATGAAGTAGTCTTCCAAGATTCAGGTACGGGCTTCAAGTTTATTACGGGCTCAACCGCTACTTCAGATCAAACGATTGACATTGACGGTAAGACTTACCCATTGATCCGGGTCGAAGTTTCTTCTGATTCCCACCCATTCTACACTGGGAAACAAAAGACTGCTCAAGCCGACGGAGCTGTGGATCGTTTCAACAAAAAATACGGTTTTGCCAACTAA
- a CDS encoding low molecular weight protein-tyrosine-phosphatase: protein MAEAMFQRLTTEAGVADQYVISSAATSDEEAGNPPHPGALRTLKNHNLDASNHRSHPLTQADLKNADYIITMDEANLADIQQRLPETEQAKVHLCMDVVPGQAGVSIADPWYTHKFETTYDMLAASLPLWLDQLQQARREASAYE, encoded by the coding sequence ATGGCAGAAGCCATGTTTCAACGGTTAACGACAGAAGCAGGCGTGGCGGATCAATACGTCATTTCGTCAGCAGCGACTAGCGACGAAGAAGCGGGGAATCCACCCCATCCAGGGGCGCTCCGGACGCTTAAAAATCACAACTTGGATGCCAGCAACCATCGCTCGCATCCCCTGACGCAGGCGGACTTAAAAAACGCTGATTACATCATTACCATGGACGAAGCCAACCTCGCAGACATTCAACAAAGGTTACCGGAAACGGAGCAAGCAAAGGTCCACCTCTGCATGGATGTGGTTCCGGGCCAAGCCGGAGTTAGCATTGCTGATCCTTGGTACACCCATAAATTTGAAACCACCTATGACATGCTAGCTGCGTCCCTACCGCTCTGGTTGGACCAGCTGCAACAAGCACGACGGGAGGCGAGTGCATATGAGTGA